The Hippoglossus hippoglossus isolate fHipHip1 chromosome 21, fHipHip1.pri, whole genome shotgun sequence genome contains a region encoding:
- the cavin2a gene encoding caveolae-associated protein 2a has translation MEDDASHAEPSSLSGSTHTIPPPLERPELLIPSFSPSSAPSSPTPTGTLSRLGFRAPTSPTSVAPGSPVAAGQVSAITVVALLDKLVNMLEAVQDNQQRMELRQADLEGAVRVVQGDVSRLTKTHVSTSNCVSKLLERSRKVSGHLKDVKERMDKQAVQVKKLEANHNHLLKRNHFKVIIFQEDNEIPSSVYVKDSLRTPLPSQYDAESTMVTPSIAGSVECSRAQDEGLQTISLSSDDDDVLKALQEESDMLAAEAEMGLGTSRPLERRADKFKRNSLKKVDSIKKAFTRESFEKKMNQITTKIVPPEKREKLRKSLTPNHPKSPTAKSSSFKVSPMTFNVKKVRDGETPTQDIGSPGEEDHVEIPHLGNMDGDIPLAEVHTHEDVVEINQEMLSPSTPDSMKAELAINGKAPSIECEINGDHAAGLAVPEQDEDVGVEEDDEGEEEEKHKTPVETAADAQIPTASAAVEQAT, from the exons ATGGAAGACGACGCGTCCCACGCCGAGCCCAGCAGCTTGTCGGGCAGCACCCACACCATCCCGCCGCCGCTCGAGCGCCCGGAGCTCCTCATCCCGAGCTTCAGCCCGTCCTCCGCGCCGTCCTCCCCGACCCCGACGGGCACCCTGTCCCGGCTCGGCTTCCGAGCTCCCACCAGCCCGACCTCGGTGGCGCCGGGCAGCCCCGTGGCCGCCGGCCAGGTGAGCGCCATCACCGTGGTGGCGCTGCTGGACAAGCTGGTCAACATGCTGGAGGCGGTGCAGGACAACCAGCAGCGCATGGAGCTGCGGCAGGCCGACCTGGAGGGCGCCGTGCGGGTGGTTCAGGGCGACGTGAGCCGCTTGACCAAGACCCACGTCAGCACCTCCAACTGCGTCAGCAAGCTGCTGGAGCGCTCCCGCAAAGTCAGCGGCCACCTGAAGGACGTGAAGGAGCGCATGGACAAGCAGGCGGTGCAGGTGAAGAAGCTGGaggccaaccacaaccacctGCTGAAGAGGAACCACTTTAAAGTGATCATCTTCCAG GAAGACAATGAGATCCCCTCCAGTGTGTATGTCAAGGACTCCCTCAGGACCCCACTGCCAAGCCAGTATGACGCAGAATCCACCATGGTTACTCCATCTATCGCAGGCTCGGTTGAATGCAGCCGTGCCCAAGACGAGGGTCTCCAGACCATTAGCCTGTCCTCTGATGACGATGATGTTCTCAAAGCACTGCAGGAGGAGTCCGATATGCTGGCGGCTGAAGCTGAAATGGGTCTGGGCACTTCCCGCCCACTTGAGAGAAGAGCCGACAAATTCAAGCGCAACAGCCTGAAGAAGGTCGATAGCATCAAGAAGGCCTTTACGCGCGAGAGCTTTGAGAAGAAGATGAACCAGATCACCACCAAGATTGTGCCCCCAGAGAAGCGTGAGAAACTCAGGAAGAGTCTCACCCCCAACCACCCCAAGAGCCCAACTGCCAAGTCCTCCTCATTTAAGGTGTCTCCCATGACCTTCAATGTAAAGAAGGTCAGGGATGGGGAGACCCCCACGCAAGACATAGGTTCACCTGGGGAAGAAGACCATGTGGAGATTCCTCATCTAGGAAACATGGATGGTGACATTCCCTTGGCGGAGGTTCATACCCATGAAGACGTTGTGGAGATAAATCAGGAAATGCTGAGTCCCTCCACCCCAGACAGCATGAAGGCAGAGCTGGCAATCAACGGCAAAGCACCGAGCATTGAGTGTGAGATCAATGGTGATCACGCTGCTGGCCTGGCAGTACCTGAACAGGATGAAGATGTTGGCGTggaagaagatgatgagggagaagaagaggagaagcacAAAACCCCTGTAGAAACAGCAGCCGATGCCCAGATTCCCACAgcatcagctgctgtggagcaAGCAACTTaa